A stretch of Desulfovibrio sp. TomC DNA encodes these proteins:
- a CDS encoding plasmid mobilization protein, which translates to MPSKKTVLKTYLTPGEYGKIIESADKAGVSLSAFAKRVCLGQPVPSLENQRARRELLRINADLGRLGGLFKLCLSNKEGVHQAIHQEIRRVLREIEARQRELKAAVARI; encoded by the coding sequence ATGCCTTCCAAAAAAACCGTACTGAAGACCTATTTGACTCCAGGAGAATATGGAAAAATCATAGAAAGCGCCGACAAGGCAGGTGTGTCTCTTTCCGCTTTCGCCAAACGCGTCTGTCTTGGGCAGCCAGTCCCAAGCCTGGAAAACCAGAGAGCCCGCCGTGAACTGCTCAGGATCAATGCCGACCTAGGCAGGCTCGGAGGTCTTTTCAAATTGTGTCTGTCCAACAAGGAGGGGGTTCATCAGGCGATACACCAAGAAATCAGGCGTGTGCTTCGTGAAATAGAAGCCCGTCAACGGGAACTCAAGGCCGCCGTGGCCAGGATTTGA
- a CDS encoding methyltransferase domain-containing protein — MQTLGITEIEQIRTTILDKYEKVAKSPTGQFRYPTGMKGLTAQGYDSALVALLPLTVREFFVGVGNPLSLRRIEPGQTVLDVGCGAGVDTLFASLLVGEQGKAVGVEFSPAMAARAQANKKQSAINNAVFLNGSAEKLPLRSESFDVVISSGVFNLVVDKERALHEVFRVLKKGGSFQVADQILNMPFGADRRDMVSSWFTUQGGAIPETAFLDMLRDSGFTEVKPLGTTGFSSSPVTIGMHFVASKA, encoded by the coding sequence ATGCAAACTCTCGGGATTACGGAAATCGAACAAATTCGGACGACTATCCTCGATAAGTATGAAAAGGTGGCAAAGTCGCCGACTGGTCAATTTCGTTATCCCACTGGAATGAAAGGCCTCACAGCGCAAGGCTATGACTCTGCACTCGTGGCGCTGTTGCCCCTGACGGTGCGAGAGTTCTTCGTTGGCGTTGGCAACCCCTTGTCGCTGCGTCGCATCGAACCAGGGCAAACAGTCTTGGATGTAGGGTGCGGCGCTGGGGTGGACACGCTTTTTGCCTCTCTTCTGGTCGGCGAGCAGGGAAAGGCGGTGGGAGTGGAATTTTCCCCCGCCATGGCAGCCCGAGCGCAGGCAAACAAAAAGCAAAGTGCAATAAACAATGCGGTCTTTCTTAACGGCTCGGCTGAAAAGCTTCCTTTGAGAAGCGAATCTTTCGATGTGGTTATCTCAAGCGGCGTTTTCAACCTTGTCGTGGATAAAGAACGGGCTTTGCATGAGGTCTTTCGTGTATTGAAGAAGGGTGGAAGCTTTCAAGTTGCCGATCAAATTCTGAATATGCCATTCGGAGCAGATAGGCGAGATATGGTGTCATCTTGGTTCACTTGACAGGGCGGCGCAATACCGGAAACGGCGTTTCTGGACATGCTACGAGACTCAGGGTTCACTGAAGTCAAACCTCTTGGGACAACAGGTTTTTCAAGTTCTCCCGTGACGATAGGGATGCATTTTGTAGCAAGTAAAGCGTAG
- the traI gene encoding TraI/MobA(P) family conjugative relaxase, protein MISRRIARKPGNDNYRRLAKYIADASRDGEKCLLTWCIGCWADDDYELAVQEVSDTQELNTRTTKEKTYHLIVSFRPEDEMRLTPEVLKAIEAEFAKALGFEEHQRHCGVHKNTANLHMHVAYNMIHPERLTRHEPFRDYRGRDRVCRELEKRFGLAIDNGRDQTRPQERPPLSDEAANVEAHTGQQSFEGYARGHRETILASLEKATGWQSLHQTLALYGLKIKPHGNGLVIKDRHGKRTIKASSLDRSLAMGRLEKRLGPFKPPDMAVTRVPSQDQYQAKPLHRGPERGNLFAEYQTGIARRKEELAALKQQGQTRREAIALKWERIRQEIEDLALTRRDRFALLKQLRQHEAKTKRRFVREVAFRRQKLAEAIPYASWSAFLRWQAAQGNETALAILRSRKDVVEPEQADTADASPQAGRSSANEEWQGRRQKILNDPKLKPGEKRTLLSVARMRYLEALEATKPDSSATLSLQGFTHSIDDKGTVLFTLPGGGLIRDMGDQVLFSAHDPTAEKVAVNFSRLKLGNSINLKENYIQLPRIINDDILEKERAREKWLSLRSSEQ, encoded by the coding sequence ATGATCAGCCGGCGAATTGCCAGAAAGCCGGGAAACGACAATTATCGTCGTTTAGCCAAGTACATCGCTGATGCCAGCCGCGACGGCGAAAAATGTCTGTTGACATGGTGTATCGGGTGCTGGGCCGACGACGATTACGAACTGGCCGTCCAGGAGGTCTCCGACACCCAGGAGCTGAACACCCGGACCACCAAGGAAAAGACCTATCACCTCATCGTGAGCTTCCGGCCCGAGGACGAAATGAGGCTGACGCCGGAAGTCCTCAAGGCCATCGAGGCGGAATTTGCCAAGGCTTTGGGCTTCGAGGAGCACCAACGGCATTGCGGTGTGCACAAAAACACAGCCAACCTGCACATGCACGTGGCCTACAACATGATTCACCCGGAGCGGCTGACCCGGCATGAGCCATTTCGCGACTACCGTGGCCGGGATCGAGTCTGTCGTGAGTTGGAAAAGCGTTTCGGTCTGGCTATCGACAACGGTCGCGACCAAACCAGGCCTCAAGAACGACCGCCACTTAGCGACGAAGCCGCGAACGTGGAAGCTCATACCGGTCAGCAGTCTTTCGAAGGATACGCCAGGGGACACCGTGAAACTATTCTGGCCAGCTTGGAGAAGGCCACGGGCTGGCAGAGCCTGCACCAGACCCTGGCCTTATATGGTCTGAAGATCAAGCCACACGGGAACGGCCTCGTCATCAAGGACCGGCATGGCAAGCGTACGATCAAGGCCAGCAGCCTTGACCGGAGCTTGGCCATGGGGAGGCTTGAAAAGCGTTTGGGTCCGTTCAAGCCGCCCGATATGGCCGTTACCAGGGTGCCGTCTCAAGATCAATATCAGGCCAAGCCCTTACACCGTGGTCCAGAGCGCGGGAATCTGTTTGCCGAGTACCAGACCGGAATCGCCCGGCGAAAGGAGGAGCTTGCGGCCTTGAAGCAACAGGGACAGACTCGTCGGGAAGCGATAGCTCTGAAATGGGAGCGCATACGCCAGGAGATTGAGGATCTGGCCTTGACCAGGCGAGACCGCTTCGCCCTGCTTAAGCAGTTGCGGCAGCATGAGGCCAAGACCAAGCGTAGGTTCGTTCGGGAAGTGGCCTTCCGGCGTCAAAAGCTAGCGGAGGCTATCCCCTACGCCTCGTGGAGCGCCTTCCTGCGCTGGCAAGCAGCTCAAGGCAACGAGACGGCTCTAGCCATACTCCGATCCAGGAAGGATGTGGTAGAACCCGAACAAGCCGATACGGCCGATGCCTCGCCCCAGGCTGGCAGAAGCTCCGCAAATGAAGAGTGGCAAGGCCGTAGGCAAAAAATCCTCAATGATCCGAAACTGAAACCCGGGGAAAAGCGTACGCTCTTATCTGTGGCCCGAATGCGCTACCTCGAAGCCTTGGAGGCGACCAAACCCGACAGCTCCGCGACGCTTTCCCTCCAAGGCTTCACTCACAGCATCGACGACAAGGGCACGGTCCTCTTCACCCTGCCCGGCGGCGGCCTGATCCGGGACATGGGCGACCAGGTGCTTTTCAGCGCGCATGATCCGACCGCAGAGAAAGTGGCTGTGAATTTTTCCCGGTTGAAGTTGGGTAACAGTATCAATCTTAAAGAAAATTACATACAACTACCTAGAATAATTAATGATGATATTTTAGAAAAAGAAAGAGCACGGGAGAAATGGCTTTCCCTCCGGTCGTCAGAGCAATAA